The Streptococcaceae bacterium ESL0729 genome has a segment encoding these proteins:
- a CDS encoding LytTR family DNA-binding domain-containing protein yields MVKIYLEIIPPGEEEEISCRLHALSDFRKELLSKLEVDENIYFLGKKEGKLYKLSIDEIFYVESVDKKTFAYSEGEEFELDDRLYVIEDKLKNCQFIRISKSMLVNIEKISMIHPSLSGRFEAQLTNGERVKITRKYVPDLKRAFGLGGDK; encoded by the coding sequence ATGGTAAAAATATATCTTGAAATTATTCCTCCAGGGGAAGAAGAGGAGATAAGCTGTCGTTTGCATGCTCTTAGTGACTTTCGAAAGGAGCTTTTGAGTAAGTTAGAAGTAGATGAGAACATCTATTTTTTAGGGAAAAAGGAAGGTAAACTTTATAAGCTATCAATAGACGAGATATTTTATGTTGAATCAGTTGATAAAAAAACCTTTGCCTACAGTGAAGGGGAGGAATTTGAGTTAGATGATAGACTTTATGTGATTGAAGATAAGTTGAAAAATTGTCAATTTATCCGTATCTCAAAATCCATGCTTGTAAATATTGAAAAAATTTCAATGATTCATCCCAGCCTAAGTGGCCGTTTTGAAGCCCAGCTTACAAATGGTGAGCGTGTAAAAATAACAAGAAAGTATGTTCCAGATTTAAAGCGGGCCTTTGGTCTAGGGGGAGATAAGTGA